In Vanessa cardui chromosome 6, ilVanCard2.1, whole genome shotgun sequence, the following proteins share a genomic window:
- the LOC124530682 gene encoding SET domain-containing protein 4: MGRTQRKRRNKNLLNFYSCNNEKDLILLNSWLKKHGVRYNKKLVLAVFTDTGRGVLTKKKVMAGEELMNLPLNLTINVTSLLMDVVFCRIFLENKIPCLLKYNFKVSFQSLMAFYLVYLKSQGNECKWYIYLESLPKVYTVPYFLPIEIKEHIDDEILSVITKQTNVIEHSFHIFDEILKNTLCDTVQNFKSYYSISHYEWAYFTVNTRCVYMDLTKVIDLQNINNSILSLINDNTKISLCPYLDMINHSPNARNETKLLINKEVGVMPVTKIDESIFSDVRFSIYTKNNFDPYTQVFICYGDSHNLKLITEYGFYLPSNDIDFVSFQFDKVNIFLNALGIKLSNDQLAFIINHGLDKELYIDLRGLSFNFYGLLMVIKYYYDKNVDISRLIYSAAICSDDRVLIEFIKPMVNDRLVNIQAALSKLSNFSKSFILENCTNLMCQYVKILEKFIKC, encoded by the coding sequence ATGGGAAGAACACAGAGGAAGAGACGCAACAAGAATTTGCTCAACTTTTACTCCTGCAATAACGAAaaggatttaatattattgaattcttGGCTAAAGAAACATGGAGTTCGGTACAATAAGAAACTTGTATTGGCCGTTTTCACAGACACCGGGCGGGGAGTTCTAACCAAAAAGAAAGTAATGGCGGGAGAAGAACTAATGAACCTGCCGCTTAATTTAACTATTAACGTAACTAGCTTATTAATGGATGTTGTATTTTGTAGGatttttttagaaaacaaaattccctgtttacttaaatataattttaaagtgtcATTTCAATCACTTATGGCATTTTATCTCGTGTATTTAAAATCTCAAGGAAATGAATGTAAATGGTACATTTATTTAGAGAGTTTGCCAAAAGTGTACACAGTACCATACTTTCTGCCAATAGAAATAAAAGAACATATTGATGATGAAATATTATCTGTGATTACAAAGCAAACAAATGTAATTGAacattcatttcatattttcgatgaaattttaaaaaataccctATGTGATACagttcaaaattttaaatcttattattcaatatCCCATTATGAATGGGCCTATTTTACTGTTAATACAAGATGTGTCTATATGGATTTGACAAAAGTGATTGACttacaaaatatcaataattccaTTTTATCTCTGATTAatgataatactaaaatatctttatgtCCTTATTTAGATATGATAAACCATAGTCCAAATGCAAGAAACGAAACAAAACTCTTGATAAACAAAGAGGTAGGAGTAATGCCCGTTACTAAAATAGATGAGAGTATATTTTCTGATGTAAGATTTtctatatacacaaaaaataattttgatccATATACacaagtttttatatgttatggAGACAGTCATAACTTAAAATTGATCACAGAGTATGGATTTTATTTACCTTCAAATGATATAGATTTTGTATCATTTCAATTTgataaagttaatatatttttgaatgcaTTAGGTATAAAACTTTCTAATGATCAATTAGCATTTATCATTAACCATGGACTGGATAAAGAATTGTATATTGATTTAAGAGGcctaagttttaatttttatggatTATTAATggtgattaaatattattatgacaaaAATGTAGATATAAGTAGATTAATATATTCCGCTGCTATTTGTTCTGATGATAGAGTCCTAATAGAATTTATAAAGCCAATGGTCAATGATAGACTTGTAAATATTCAAGCAGCTCTTAGTAAATTAAGCAATTTtagtaaatcttttattttagaaaattgtaCAAATCTTATGTGTcagtatgttaaaatattagagaagtttattaaatgttag
- the LOC124530368 gene encoding mitotic spindle assembly checkpoint protein MAD2A, whose translation MSQQQTKNCITLRGSAQILCEYLNFAINSVLFQRGLYPPETFKAAQQYGITLLLSEDPQIKNFLTNLLTQSEEWILNKKVSKLSLVILNVANKEILECWDFNVQYEEGDVALSKEKNETVGSKDLKKIQQEIRDVMLQVAATISYLPFLDCRCSFDVLVHAKTDCDIPEKWAEAEPVAIVNAQNVQLKTFSTSLHKMETVVSYKLVD comes from the exons atgtctcAACAGCAGACGAAAAATTGTATAACGCTTCGGGGTTCAGCACAAATATTGTGTGAATATTTAA attttgcCATAAATTCAGTACTATTTCAACGAGGTTTATATCCACCGGAAACGTTTAAGGCGGCTCAACAGTATGGAATTACTTTACTCCTTTCTGAAGATCCACAAATCAAGAATTTCCTTACTAATCTATTAACTCAAAGTGAAG AAtggatattaaacaaaaaagtaagtaaactCTCTctagtaatattaaatgtagCCAATAAAGAAATATTGGAATGTTGGGATTTCAACGTCCAATATGAAGAAGGTGATGTAGCATTATCTAAGGAAAAAAATGAGACCGTCGGTAGTAAAGATTTGAAGAAAATTCAACAGGAAATAAGAGATGTTATGTTGCAAGTTGCGGCTACAATATCTTATTTACCGTTTCTAGATTGTAGATGTTCATTTGATGTTCTAGTACATGCTAAGACAGACTGTGACATACCAGAGAAATGGGCAGAAGCCGAGCCCGTCGCTATAGTTAATGCTCAAAAtgtacaattaaaaacattttcaacgAGTCTACATAAAATGGAAACAGTTGTTAGTTATAAACTTGTTGATTAG